One Pontibacter deserti genomic region harbors:
- the priA gene encoding replication restart helicase PriA: MSELLNFNFPPEPAVDRVTLFADVILPLPLPKLYTYRIPFEMNDEVMVGARVIVQFGSKRILSCIVADIHDQAPADYQAKYILDVLDDTPIVTVPQLKLFKWIADYYMCTLGEVINAALPSALKLSSESRIQLHPHFNPEEDDIPLATQEVKIIYALQQNQAMTFTDIGNLLQIKSYHKFIKSLIQKEAIIIYEQVSDKFSPKVVKKIRLSEHFVQEEGMLEELFEQLTPKPKQLDILLNYLQKVPVHQDVNLNYKGIEKSILTNNPHLSRSSIDSLIKKGVLEQFDQIISRFPVDDSPRQLPMTLSEHQLQAKDEILGLFKEKDTVLLHGVTGSGKTEVYIDLIKHALEGGGQVLYLLPEIALTAQIVTRLMKVFGEKLGVYHSKFSDNERAEVWQGVLSGRFQVVVGVRSSIFLPFHNLSLIIVDEEHEASYKQYEPAPRYNARETALMMAHLQGAKTLLGSATPSIETYYNCKTERWGLVTMLKRFGEAQLPDVELVNTREEQHRKTMHSHFSSRLLNGIEERLKRHEQVILFQNRRGYAPFIACDECSWIPKCRNCAVSLSYHKFSGELRCHYCGYHERMPSDCPACGTTTLKSMGFGTEKIEDDLKLMLPNAEVQRMDLDTTKKKNSYQQIIADFENGKTNVLVGTQMVTKGLDFENVSLVGILNADSIIHFPDFRAHERAFQLFVQVSGRAGRKGKPGTVVIQTRDPMQSIFRKVKSVDYESLYAYEIEERMRFSYPPFVRMIRITVKHAEERTSENAAIVLAKDLTDRLGKQQVLGPEIPYIFRIRNLFLNEIHIKLPRENVNLRNAKGQIAQAIQQLYLLPDFKGIKVVADVDPV, translated from the coding sequence TTGTCAGAGCTACTCAATTTTAATTTCCCGCCGGAACCGGCCGTAGATCGCGTTACGCTTTTTGCTGATGTGATACTGCCCTTGCCGTTGCCAAAGCTGTATACTTACCGCATCCCGTTTGAAATGAACGATGAGGTAATGGTGGGCGCGCGGGTAATTGTGCAGTTTGGCTCTAAAAGGATATTAAGTTGTATAGTTGCTGATATCCACGACCAGGCGCCGGCTGATTATCAGGCCAAGTATATACTGGATGTATTGGATGATACACCTATAGTTACAGTACCGCAGCTAAAGCTTTTTAAGTGGATTGCGGATTATTATATGTGTACGTTAGGTGAAGTGATCAATGCGGCGCTGCCATCGGCCTTAAAACTTAGCAGCGAATCCCGGATACAGCTCCACCCGCACTTCAACCCAGAAGAAGACGACATTCCGCTGGCAACCCAGGAAGTAAAGATCATTTATGCATTGCAGCAGAACCAGGCCATGACCTTTACTGACATCGGTAATTTGCTGCAGATCAAAAGCTATCATAAGTTTATAAAATCGCTGATCCAGAAAGAAGCGATCATTATATATGAGCAGGTAAGTGATAAATTCTCGCCTAAAGTGGTAAAGAAAATACGCTTATCTGAGCATTTTGTGCAGGAAGAGGGTATGCTGGAAGAGCTGTTCGAGCAACTGACGCCCAAACCAAAGCAGCTGGATATACTGCTGAACTACCTGCAAAAAGTGCCGGTGCACCAGGATGTAAACCTGAACTATAAAGGCATCGAGAAATCTATACTTACAAACAACCCGCACCTGTCTAGATCATCCATCGATTCGCTGATAAAGAAGGGTGTGCTGGAACAGTTTGATCAGATTATTTCCCGCTTCCCGGTAGATGATTCGCCACGCCAACTGCCGATGACGCTCTCCGAGCACCAGTTGCAGGCGAAAGATGAGATACTGGGGCTATTTAAAGAAAAAGACACAGTGTTGCTGCATGGCGTTACAGGTAGTGGCAAAACCGAAGTATACATCGACCTGATAAAACATGCCCTGGAAGGTGGCGGACAGGTGTTATACTTATTACCGGAGATTGCCCTTACTGCCCAGATCGTGACGCGCCTGATGAAAGTGTTTGGCGAAAAACTGGGAGTGTATCATTCCAAATTTTCGGATAATGAGCGCGCCGAAGTATGGCAGGGTGTACTTTCAGGCAGATTTCAGGTGGTAGTTGGCGTTCGTTCATCAATTTTCCTGCCGTTCCACAATTTGTCGCTGATTATTGTGGATGAAGAGCACGAAGCCAGCTACAAGCAATACGAACCGGCCCCGCGCTATAATGCCCGTGAAACTGCCCTGATGATGGCACACTTGCAGGGAGCCAAAACATTGCTTGGCTCAGCCACTCCATCCATCGAGACATACTATAACTGCAAAACCGAACGCTGGGGATTGGTAACCATGCTGAAACGGTTTGGTGAAGCACAATTGCCAGACGTGGAACTGGTAAATACCCGTGAGGAGCAGCACCGCAAAACCATGCACAGCCATTTTTCCAGCCGGTTGCTGAACGGTATTGAAGAACGCTTAAAACGCCACGAACAGGTTATACTTTTCCAGAACCGCCGCGGCTATGCCCCTTTTATTGCCTGCGACGAATGTTCCTGGATTCCGAAATGTCGTAACTGTGCCGTGAGTTTATCTTACCATAAGTTTAGTGGTGAGCTTCGTTGTCATTATTGCGGCTATCACGAGCGCATGCCTTCCGATTGCCCTGCCTGCGGTACCACTACACTTAAAAGTATGGGCTTTGGTACCGAGAAGATTGAGGACGACCTGAAACTGATGCTGCCAAATGCCGAAGTGCAGCGCATGGACTTGGACACGACCAAGAAAAAGAATAGCTATCAGCAGATTATTGCCGATTTTGAGAATGGCAAAACCAATGTGCTGGTAGGTACCCAAATGGTTACAAAGGGCCTGGACTTCGAAAACGTGAGCCTGGTAGGTATTCTTAATGCTGACAGTATTATCCATTTCCCGGATTTCAGGGCACATGAACGGGCGTTCCAGCTATTTGTGCAGGTAAGCGGACGTGCAGGACGCAAAGGCAAGCCAGGCACTGTTGTTATCCAAACTCGCGACCCCATGCAGTCTATCTTCCGGAAAGTGAAAAGTGTGGATTATGAGAGTTTGTATGCCTATGAAATAGAAGAGCGGATGCGTTTTTCTTATCCTCCGTTTGTGCGCATGATACGGATAACTGTAAAACATGCCGAGGAGCGTACATCGGAAAATGCAGCTATAGTGCTGGCAAAAGACCTGACAGACAGGCTGGGTAAACAACAGGTACTTGGACCGGAAATCCCATATATATTCCGTATCCGGAATTTATTCCTGAACGAGATTCATATAAAGCTTCCACGTGAAAATGTGAATCTGCGTAATGCCAAAGGACAGATAGCACAGGCTATCCAGCAATTATACTTATTACCTGATTTTAAGGGGATAAAGGTAGTGGCTGATGTGGACCCGGTGTAA
- a CDS encoding GSCFA domain-containing protein, whose protein sequence is MFRTEVHIPSTGINLQLHDKVVTIGSCFAEVIGTKLREYKADVVINPFGTIFNPISVGRLLQAVAGGPFNLEQNLVLRDGIWYSYDLHSSLSSPDKNELLQLIEARIEQTREHLSQAKLLIITLGTAVSYKLADTGNIVANCHKLAAKQFSRTLLTIEEITESIEVSYHALKKLNPELQLILTVSPVRHVKETLLTNSVSKSILRVATHYLTEQHQDILYFPAYEIMLDDLRDYRFYGPDMLHPTPTAEDYIWQKFIAAYLHPLYQEFLPAWEKIRRAVAHRPFHPHAEAHQSFLNNTLAQLKHLSVKYNISTEMEELVLRQQLTST, encoded by the coding sequence ATGTTTCGTACGGAAGTTCACATACCATCAACCGGGATTAACCTGCAATTGCACGACAAAGTAGTAACTATAGGTTCCTGCTTTGCGGAGGTAATTGGTACGAAGCTCCGGGAATACAAGGCAGATGTAGTGATAAACCCCTTCGGCACAATTTTTAACCCGATCTCGGTAGGCCGTTTGCTGCAGGCTGTCGCCGGAGGACCTTTTAATCTGGAACAAAACCTGGTACTGCGCGATGGCATCTGGTATAGCTATGACCTGCACTCTTCCCTCTCCTCTCCTGATAAAAACGAGCTGCTGCAATTAATAGAAGCCCGCATAGAGCAAACACGGGAACATTTAAGCCAGGCAAAACTGCTAATCATTACTTTGGGTACGGCTGTATCTTATAAACTCGCAGACACAGGAAACATAGTTGCCAACTGTCATAAATTAGCAGCCAAACAGTTTAGCAGAACCTTATTAACCATAGAGGAAATCACTGAAAGTATAGAAGTAAGTTACCATGCATTAAAGAAGCTAAACCCTGAACTACAGCTTATACTTACCGTGAGCCCGGTGCGGCATGTAAAAGAAACATTATTGACTAACAGTGTAAGCAAATCTATACTTCGGGTTGCCACACATTACCTTACCGAACAACATCAGGATATTTTATATTTCCCAGCGTACGAGATAATGCTTGATGACCTGCGGGATTACAGGTTTTATGGCCCGGATATGCTGCACCCCACTCCTACTGCCGAAGATTATATCTGGCAAAAGTTTATTGCAGCTTACCTTCACCCACTTTACCAGGAATTTTTACCTGCATGGGAAAAAATTAGAAGAGCAGTTGCTCACCGGCCATTCCATCCGCACGCTGAAGCACATCAGTCATTTCTTAATAATACATTAGCTCAACTGAAGCACTTGTCAGTTAAGTATAATATTTCTACAGAAATGGAGGAACTTGTACTCCGCCAGCAGCTTACGTCTACTTAA
- the rplI gene encoding 50S ribosomal protein L9, which translates to MEVILKDDVKGLGYKNDIVTVKPGYGRNYLIPQGFAVIADKANKKIVAENVRQAAHKADKIKNDAQELANSIGDLTLELPAKVGETGKIFGSVTTLQLSDALKAKGIEVDRKRISFDQEVKTAGEYTATINLHKEVKHTVKFNVVAE; encoded by the coding sequence ATGGAAGTAATACTTAAAGATGACGTTAAAGGCCTAGGCTACAAGAACGATATCGTAACAGTAAAACCAGGTTACGGCCGTAACTACCTTATCCCACAGGGTTTTGCAGTTATCGCTGATAAAGCTAACAAGAAAATTGTTGCTGAAAACGTACGTCAGGCTGCTCACAAAGCAGATAAAATTAAGAATGATGCACAGGAGCTGGCAAACAGCATCGGTGACCTTACTTTAGAATTACCGGCAAAAGTTGGTGAAACTGGTAAAATCTTCGGTTCAGTTACTACACTTCAGTTATCTGATGCTCTTAAGGCAAAAGGTATTGAGGTAGATCGTAAGCGTATCTCTTTTGACCAGGAAGTGAAAACTGCCGGTGAGTATACAGCTACAATCAACCTTCATAAAGAAGTGAAGCACACAGTTAAATTCAATGTAGTAGCTGAGTAA
- the rpsR gene encoding 30S ribosomal protein S18, translating into MSLVNERVHKQENRQKYCRFKKSGIKYIDYKDGNFLLKFVNEQGKILPRRLTGTSLKFQRKVSQAVARARHLAILPYVTDSLK; encoded by the coding sequence ATGAGCTTAGTTAACGAAAGAGTACACAAGCAGGAGAATCGTCAGAAATACTGCCGATTCAAGAAAAGCGGAATTAAGTACATCGACTATAAAGATGGTAACTTCCTGCTTAAGTTTGTAAATGAGCAAGGCAAGATCCTTCCAAGAAGATTGACAGGTACTAGCCTTAAGTTCCAGCGTAAAGTATCTCAGGCAGTTGCAAGAGCACGTCACCTGGCTATTTTACCTTATGTAACAGATTCTTTAAAATAA
- a CDS encoding thioredoxin domain-containing protein: MADRKPNRLIKESSPYLLQHAYNPVDWYPWGEEALQRAKQENKPILVSIGYAACHWCHVMEHQSFEKEKIAAVMNEHFICIKVDREERPDVDAIYMDAVHAMGLQGGWPLNVFLTSEAKPFYGGTYFAPQQWVQLLQNIANAYQQNRQDLHETAEQFVEHLNISDLEKYGLKQSDKQVNEEDLQQLYRNLSKRFDRERGGLAPAPKFPMPTNFLFLLRYFNHTQDKTALAQINLTLREMALGGLYDQVGGGFARYSVDTDWLVPHFEKMLYDNAQLVSLYAEAYQVTKNPLYKQVVYETISFVERELMSSEFGFYSSLDADSEGEEGKFYTFTKDELSKLLKDEEPLFSKYYNVTAAGNFEHGRNILHRRESDESFAKENELEIEVLQEMVSAWKKKLMKVRAKRVRPALDDKILCSWNALMLKALADAYYVFGEKPFLDLALKNAEFIFEELREGNKLCHNYKNGKATIDGFLDDYALLIAALLRLYEVTFNEEWLQQAKRFTDYVISHFLDQEDSMFYFTDKSDEKLIARKKEIFDNVIPASNSVMAKKLHKLGLYFDNAAYQQIADKMLNTIIPLLIKEPSHLSNWAILYYNKLTPTAEVAIVGKQLPQMREELSTFYLPNMVLMGSDHKSKLPLLADKVPVDGKTTIYVCYNKTCQLPVHTPAEALKQLQGWQQQVKFPAL; the protein is encoded by the coding sequence ATGGCAGACAGGAAACCTAACCGGCTTATTAAAGAAAGTAGTCCTTACCTGCTGCAGCACGCTTATAACCCTGTTGATTGGTATCCGTGGGGTGAAGAGGCACTGCAACGCGCAAAACAGGAAAATAAACCAATATTGGTAAGTATAGGCTATGCCGCCTGCCATTGGTGCCACGTAATGGAGCATCAATCATTCGAGAAAGAAAAAATAGCGGCTGTGATGAATGAACATTTCATTTGTATAAAAGTTGACCGCGAAGAACGTCCGGATGTAGATGCCATTTATATGGATGCCGTACATGCGATGGGTTTACAGGGTGGTTGGCCCTTAAATGTATTCCTGACTTCAGAAGCTAAGCCGTTTTACGGAGGTACATACTTTGCCCCTCAGCAATGGGTACAGCTGCTCCAAAACATAGCCAATGCCTATCAACAGAACCGCCAGGACCTTCATGAAACAGCAGAACAGTTTGTAGAACACCTAAATATAAGCGACCTGGAGAAGTATGGCCTGAAGCAGAGCGACAAACAGGTAAACGAAGAAGACTTGCAGCAGCTATACCGCAACCTGAGCAAACGCTTCGACAGGGAACGCGGGGGACTAGCTCCGGCACCAAAATTCCCGATGCCAACCAATTTCCTGTTCCTGCTGCGCTATTTTAATCATACACAAGATAAAACTGCACTTGCCCAGATAAATCTCACTTTACGCGAGATGGCTTTGGGTGGCCTTTATGATCAGGTTGGAGGCGGATTTGCACGTTACTCTGTGGATACAGACTGGCTGGTACCGCACTTCGAGAAAATGCTCTATGATAACGCCCAGCTTGTTTCACTTTATGCGGAAGCCTATCAGGTAACGAAAAACCCGCTCTACAAGCAGGTAGTTTATGAAACGATCAGTTTTGTAGAGCGCGAACTGATGAGTAGTGAATTTGGCTTTTATTCCTCATTAGATGCTGACAGCGAAGGGGAAGAGGGGAAATTTTATACTTTCACAAAAGATGAATTAAGCAAGCTTCTAAAAGATGAAGAGCCACTTTTCTCCAAATACTATAATGTAACCGCAGCAGGCAACTTTGAGCATGGCCGCAACATTTTGCACCGCCGCGAAAGCGATGAATCTTTTGCAAAAGAAAACGAACTTGAGATTGAAGTGCTTCAGGAAATGGTGTCTGCGTGGAAAAAGAAGCTTATGAAAGTACGTGCCAAGCGTGTCAGGCCTGCACTGGATGATAAGATATTATGCTCCTGGAATGCCTTGATGTTAAAAGCCCTGGCTGATGCATATTATGTTTTCGGGGAGAAACCCTTCCTGGACCTGGCCCTGAAGAATGCAGAATTTATTTTTGAAGAACTAAGAGAGGGCAACAAGCTTTGTCATAACTATAAAAATGGTAAGGCAACTATAGATGGCTTCCTGGATGATTACGCTTTACTGATAGCAGCACTGTTACGCTTATATGAAGTAACTTTTAATGAAGAGTGGCTACAGCAGGCAAAACGGTTTACTGATTATGTAATCAGTCATTTTCTGGATCAGGAAGATAGCATGTTCTACTTCACAGATAAAAGCGATGAAAAACTGATTGCCCGTAAAAAAGAAATTTTTGATAATGTGATCCCGGCTTCAAACTCAGTAATGGCTAAAAAACTGCACAAGTTGGGTTTATACTTCGATAATGCAGCTTACCAGCAAATAGCAGATAAAATGCTGAATACAATTATTCCGCTGCTGATAAAAGAGCCATCGCATCTTAGCAACTGGGCCATTTTATACTACAATAAGCTTACCCCAACCGCCGAAGTTGCTATAGTTGGGAAACAGCTACCCCAAATGCGGGAAGAGCTTAGCACTTTTTACCTCCCAAACATGGTGCTAATGGGCAGCGACCACAAAAGCAAACTTCCGCTACTTGCAGACAAAGTGCCTGTTGATGGTAAAACCACTATTTATGTTTGCTATAATAAAACCTGCCAGTTGCCTGTGCATACTCCTGCCGAAGCTCTTAAACAACTACAGGGCTGGCAACAACAGGTAAAATTTCCGGCTTTATAG
- the rpsF gene encoding 30S ribosomal protein S6, translating to MELKNYETVFILTPLLNETQMQETVEKFRQVLKENSADIIHEENWGLRKLAYPIQKKSTGFYHLIEFKAPGTVVDQLELAYRRDEKVVRFLTTALDKHAVAYNERRRNGEFKQAKKEEVKG from the coding sequence ATGGAATTAAAAAATTACGAAACGGTCTTCATCCTGACTCCGTTGCTTAACGAGACTCAGATGCAAGAAACGGTCGAGAAGTTCAGACAGGTGCTTAAGGAAAATAGCGCCGACATTATCCACGAGGAGAACTGGGGTCTGCGTAAGCTTGCTTACCCAATCCAGAAGAAATCAACTGGTTTCTATCATCTAATCGAGTTTAAGGCTCCGGGTACAGTAGTAGATCAGCTTGAGCTGGCTTACCGCCGTGACGAGAAAGTTGTTCGCTTCTTGACTACTGCACTGGATAAGCACGCAGTTGCTTATAACGAGCGCAGAAGAAATGGCGAGTTTAAACAAGCTAAAAAAGAGGAGGTTAAAGGATAA
- a CDS encoding c-type cytochrome translates to MMAMISCILKTKHKIFLAFLFSLTVTFGVQAQGGESEQADVATKGVEPGSTEGAQAGSADPAVIDAGAALFKNNCAVCHSAGSDVIVGPGLKDVQKRRSESWLISWIKNSQALIQSGDADAVAVYNEYNKQAMPSFAFSDDEIKSILAYVGSQADVAAAAPTTVAGPEGTTPGENVGTEAVGAVGGYLDIVLVVLIIVLIVLVVTLLLITSLLKNYLNKNRDLAEEDREIVNQRFDFSKIYKSKAVRTLVLLIFVVVLLDLSLDKVMGIGIQEGYAPKQPIAFSHKLHAGEHQIDCNYCHSTVYESKSASIPSANICMNCHSQIKKESPEIQKIYRAIERNKPIEWVRIHNLPDLAYFNHSQHTQVGGVECQTCHGPIQEMDVVYQYSPLTMGWCIDCHRETPLNTEGNEYYDNLVKLHDASSKGAFTVASNGGTECSKCHY, encoded by the coding sequence ATGATGGCTATGATTAGCTGTATACTTAAAACAAAACACAAGATCTTCCTTGCATTCCTTTTCTCTTTGACTGTGACCTTCGGGGTGCAGGCACAAGGAGGTGAAAGCGAGCAGGCAGATGTAGCTACCAAAGGAGTAGAGCCAGGTTCTACCGAAGGTGCTCAGGCGGGTTCTGCGGATCCTGCTGTAATTGATGCAGGTGCGGCATTGTTCAAAAACAACTGTGCGGTTTGTCACTCTGCTGGTAGCGATGTTATAGTAGGCCCTGGCCTGAAAGATGTGCAGAAGAGAAGAAGTGAAAGCTGGTTGATTAGCTGGATCAAGAATTCTCAGGCACTTATCCAGTCTGGAGATGCAGATGCTGTTGCTGTATATAATGAGTATAACAAGCAGGCAATGCCTTCCTTTGCCTTCTCTGATGATGAGATCAAGTCAATTCTGGCATATGTAGGCTCTCAGGCAGATGTTGCGGCAGCAGCTCCTACAACTGTTGCAGGTCCGGAAGGAACTACTCCGGGTGAGAACGTTGGTACTGAAGCTGTTGGAGCCGTAGGAGGTTACCTTGACATCGTACTGGTTGTTCTTATTATAGTGTTGATCGTTCTTGTGGTAACACTTTTACTGATCACATCACTTCTGAAGAACTACCTGAATAAGAACCGTGACCTGGCTGAAGAAGACAGAGAAATTGTAAATCAGCGATTTGATTTCTCTAAGATCTATAAGTCAAAAGCTGTACGTACGCTGGTACTTCTGATTTTTGTGGTTGTGTTACTTGACCTGTCACTTGATAAAGTAATGGGTATAGGTATACAGGAAGGATATGCGCCTAAGCAGCCGATCGCTTTCTCACACAAACTTCATGCTGGTGAACATCAGATCGACTGTAACTACTGCCACAGCACTGTTTATGAAAGCAAGAGTGCCAGTATTCCATCAGCAAACATCTGTATGAACTGCCATAGCCAGATCAAGAAAGAGTCTCCTGAGATTCAGAAGATCTACAGAGCTATTGAGCGCAATAAACCAATTGAGTGGGTTCGTATTCACAACCTGCCAGACCTGGCATACTTTAACCACTCGCAGCACACGCAGGTAGGTGGTGTTGAATGCCAGACTTGCCACGGCCCTATCCAGGAGATGGATGTAGTATATCAATACTCTCCGCTAACAATGGGCTGGTGTATCGACTGTCACCGCGAGACACCTCTGAACACAGAAGGAAACGAGTACTATGATAACCTGGTGAAGTTGCATGATGCTTCTTCTAAAGGTGCTTTCACAGTAGCTTCAAATGGTGGTACAGAATGTTCTAAATGCCATTACTAA